One Castanea sativa cultivar Marrone di Chiusa Pesio chromosome 4, ASM4071231v1 DNA window includes the following coding sequences:
- the LOC142631058 gene encoding outer envelope protein 39, chloroplastic-like: MLTPFRSTGSPLSLVIGSLYIKHPNLFGGSEKLDVSLDKGLYDSNVLIAYRRPRPEWLAQQSFVIQHSIAPEIGVHGVPMDNFSRSGSGGVNLSRLADGLDLNEPASTKWSSTTSIKFEANGAHKELYEKGKEIQDLTQEVLGLKQALKDANDQSVLLFNEVQKAWKVSLTLQSDLKSENIMLVDKLKIEKEQNAQLRNQVAQLLQLEQDQKMQIQQRDLTIQTLQEIQH, translated from the exons ATGCTTACTCCTTTCAG GAGCACTGGCAGTCCTCTTTCTCTGGTAATTGGAAG TCTTTACATCAAACATCCGAACTTATTTGGTGGAAGTGAGAAGCTTGATGTATCATTAGACAAGGGGCTCTATGATTCAAATGTCTTAATAGCTTATAGGAGGCCGAGACCAGAATGGCTTGCTCAGCAGTCCTTTGTTATTCAG CATTCCATTGCACCTGAGATCGGGGTCCATGGTGTCCCCATGGACAACTTCTCCCGTTCAGGGAGCGGAGGTGTGAATTTGTCTCGATTAGCAGATGGATTAGATCTGAATGAGCCAGCAAGTACCAAATGGAGCAGCACAACCAGCATAAAATTTGAG GCAAATGGTGCACATAAAGAGTTGTATGAAAAGGGGAAAGAAATCCAAGATCTGACACAAGAGGTTTTGGGACTAAAACAGGCTCTTAAAGATGCAAATGATCAGTCTGTCCTACTCTTCAATGAAGTTCAAAAGGCGTGGAAAGTTTCTCTCACACTGCAATCAGATTTAAAG TCAGAGAATATTATGCTGGTGGATAAACTTAAAATTGAGAAGGAGCAAAATGCTCAGCTCAGAAATCAAGTTGCTCAACTATTACAGTTGGAGCAAGATCAAAAAATGCAGATACAGCAGCGAGATTTGACAATTCAGACTTTGCAG GAAATCCAGCACTGA